Proteins co-encoded in one Burkholderia ambifaria AMMD genomic window:
- the pcnB gene encoding polynucleotide adenylyltransferase PcnB: protein MIKKFIRKLLGQDDAEQTSPVEAPAVETAPAPRPAKGSRGSAAKKTRSNHEPTVVPASVHQIDPSLISRNAVRVTDTLQQAGFRAFIVGGAVRDLLLGIAPKDFDVATDATPTEVQRLFRRARLIGRRFQIVHVQFGQELIEVSTFRAMVDAPPEAAAAEPPKRLKRDELDRRTHAVDASGRVLRDNVWGEQHEDAARRDFTINAMYYDPSTQTVLDYHDGMADIRARLLRMIGDPATRYREDPVRMLRVVRFAAKLGFEIETHTREPINALADLINNVPAARLFDEMLKLLLSGQALACLQRLRKEGLHHGLLPLLDVVLEQPQGEKFITLALNNTDARVRAGKTVSPGFLFATLLWHDMRQRFEQYTAEGEIPVPALHRAMDDVIDMQTEKLAIHKRYSADMREIWGLQLRLEKRSGRSAMRLLEHQRFRAGYDFLLLRCESGELEAAVGQWWTDFIEGDAAAREALLTQGGSKEKSPRKRRRRGGVRNRKPDEGAAEQAPDTAGGTASGSDD, encoded by the coding sequence GTGATCAAAAAATTCATTCGCAAGCTGCTCGGCCAGGACGATGCCGAACAAACGTCACCCGTCGAGGCGCCCGCCGTCGAAACGGCCCCCGCTCCGCGCCCCGCGAAGGGTAGCCGCGGCAGCGCTGCAAAAAAAACGCGCAGCAATCACGAACCGACCGTCGTGCCGGCCAGCGTGCATCAGATCGATCCATCGCTGATCTCGCGGAACGCGGTGCGCGTGACCGACACGCTGCAGCAGGCGGGTTTTCGCGCGTTCATCGTCGGCGGCGCGGTGCGCGACCTGCTGCTCGGCATCGCGCCGAAGGACTTCGACGTCGCGACCGACGCGACGCCGACCGAGGTGCAGCGCCTGTTCCGCCGTGCGCGCCTGATCGGCCGCCGCTTCCAGATCGTCCATGTGCAGTTCGGCCAGGAATTGATCGAGGTGTCGACGTTCCGCGCCATGGTCGACGCGCCGCCCGAAGCCGCCGCGGCCGAGCCGCCGAAGCGGCTGAAGCGCGACGAACTCGATCGCCGCACGCATGCGGTGGATGCAAGCGGCCGCGTGCTGCGCGACAACGTCTGGGGCGAGCAGCACGAAGACGCCGCGCGCCGCGACTTCACGATCAACGCGATGTACTACGACCCGTCGACGCAGACGGTGCTCGACTACCACGACGGGATGGCCGACATCCGCGCCCGCCTGCTGCGGATGATCGGCGATCCGGCCACGCGCTATCGCGAGGATCCGGTGCGGATGCTGCGCGTGGTGCGCTTCGCGGCGAAGCTCGGCTTCGAGATCGAGACGCACACGCGCGAGCCGATCAACGCGTTGGCCGACCTGATCAACAACGTGCCGGCCGCGCGCCTGTTCGACGAAATGCTGAAGCTGCTGCTGTCGGGCCAGGCGCTCGCATGCCTGCAGCGTCTACGCAAGGAAGGCCTGCACCACGGGCTGCTGCCGCTCCTCGACGTCGTGCTCGAACAGCCGCAGGGCGAGAAGTTCATCACGCTCGCGCTGAACAACACCGACGCGCGCGTGCGCGCCGGCAAGACGGTGTCGCCGGGCTTCCTGTTCGCGACGCTGCTGTGGCACGACATGCGCCAGCGCTTCGAACAATACACGGCCGAAGGCGAAATCCCGGTGCCGGCGCTCCATCGCGCGATGGACGACGTGATCGACATGCAGACCGAGAAGCTCGCGATCCACAAGCGCTACTCGGCCGACATGCGCGAAATCTGGGGGCTGCAGTTGCGCCTCGAAAAACGCTCGGGCCGCAGCGCGATGCGGCTGCTGGAACACCAAAGGTTTAGAGCGGGGTATGATTTCCTCCTGTTACGCTGCGAATCCGGCGAGCTGGAAGCAGCTGTCGGCCAGTGGTGGACGGATTTCATCGAAGGCGACGCAGCCGCTCGTGAGGCACTCCTCACGCAGGGCGGCTCGAAGGAAAAATCGCCCCGCAAGCGGCGCCGCCGCGGTGGTGTGCGAAACCGCAAGCCGGACGAAGGCGCAGCCGAGCAGGCGCCGGACACCGCGGGCGGTACCGCGAGCGGTTCCGACGACTGA
- a CDS encoding HAD family hydrolase, translated as MTNLALFDLDHTLIPTDSDHEWGRFMVKLGIVDAESFSRQNDQFFADYKAGKLDIHAYLCAMLTPLAKYSRAQLAEWHEQYMHEVIRPAMTPAALELVRKHVDAGDLCCVVTATNEFITRPIATAFGVDTLIACEVETTDGHPDSPYTGRPTGTPSYREGKIVRTEAWLASLGKHWDDFEHSYFYSDSHNDIPLLEKVTDPIATNPDDTLRAHASNRGWRILDLF; from the coding sequence ATGACTAATCTGGCACTCTTTGACCTCGATCACACGCTGATCCCGACCGATAGCGACCACGAATGGGGTCGCTTCATGGTGAAGCTCGGCATCGTCGACGCGGAAAGCTTCTCGCGTCAGAACGATCAGTTCTTCGCCGACTACAAGGCCGGCAAGCTCGACATCCATGCGTATCTGTGCGCGATGCTCACGCCGCTCGCGAAGTACTCGCGCGCGCAGCTCGCCGAATGGCACGAGCAGTACATGCACGAGGTGATCCGCCCCGCGATGACGCCCGCCGCGCTCGAACTCGTGCGCAAGCACGTCGATGCCGGCGATCTGTGCTGCGTCGTGACGGCGACCAACGAATTCATCACGCGTCCGATCGCGACCGCGTTCGGCGTCGACACGCTGATCGCGTGCGAGGTCGAAACGACCGACGGGCACCCCGACTCGCCGTACACGGGCCGGCCGACCGGCACGCCGAGCTATCGCGAAGGCAAGATCGTGCGCACCGAAGCATGGCTCGCGTCGCTCGGCAAGCACTGGGACGACTTCGAACACAGCTACTTCTACAGCGACTCGCACAACGACATTCCGTTGCTCGAGAAAGTCACCGACCCGATCGCGACCAACCCCGACGACACGCTGCGTGCGCATGCAAGCAACCGCGGCTGGCGCATCCTGGATCTCTTCTGA
- the hda gene encoding DnaA regulatory inactivator Hda — MSRQLTLDLGTPPPATFDNFIMNEENDELISRLQKLDLALAAGPVPDRSFYIWGEPGSGRTHLLQALVSDASYGYARYLTPQSPLGAFTFDPRIGIYAIDDCDRMSDTQQVALFNLFNEVRAHPSSAFVAAGPAAPLALDVREDLRTRLGWGLVFHLSPPSDAGKIAVLKLAAKERGIALTDDIAAYLLTHFRRDMPSLMALLDALDRFSLEQKRAVTLPLLRRMLARPGDDIAPPGTGPNRFE; from the coding sequence GTGTCCCGTCAACTGACGCTCGATCTCGGCACGCCGCCGCCCGCCACGTTCGACAACTTCATCATGAATGAAGAGAACGACGAGCTCATCTCGCGGCTTCAGAAGCTCGACCTCGCGCTCGCGGCGGGGCCCGTGCCGGACCGGTCGTTCTACATCTGGGGCGAGCCCGGCAGCGGCCGCACCCACTTGCTGCAGGCGCTCGTGAGCGACGCGTCGTACGGCTACGCGCGCTACCTGACGCCGCAGAGCCCGCTCGGCGCGTTCACGTTCGACCCGCGCATCGGCATCTACGCGATCGACGACTGCGACCGGATGAGCGACACGCAGCAGGTCGCGCTGTTCAACCTATTCAACGAGGTCCGCGCGCACCCGTCGAGCGCGTTCGTCGCGGCCGGTCCCGCGGCGCCGCTCGCGCTCGACGTGCGCGAGGATCTGCGCACGCGCCTCGGCTGGGGGCTCGTGTTCCATCTGTCGCCGCCGTCCGACGCCGGCAAGATCGCCGTGCTGAAGCTCGCGGCCAAGGAGCGCGGGATCGCGCTCACCGACGACATCGCCGCGTACCTGCTGACCCATTTCCGCCGCGACATGCCGAGCCTGATGGCGCTGCTCGACGCGCTCGACCGCTTCTCGCTCGAGCAGAAACGCGCCGTCACGCTGCCCTTGCTGCGCCGGATGCTGGCGCGCCCCGGCGACGACATCGCACCGCCCGGCACAGGCCCCAACCGCTTCGAGTAA
- the purM gene encoding phosphoribosylformylglycinamidine cyclo-ligase produces MNPPKSAPDAQGLSYRDAGVDIDAGDALIDKIKPFAKKTLRDGVLGGIGGFGALFEVPKKYKEPVLVSGTDGVGTKLKLAFHLNKHDTVGQDLVAMSVNDILVQGAEPLFFLDYFACGKLDVDTAATVVKGIAHGCELSGCALIGGETAEMPGMYPDGEYDLAGFAVGAVEKSKIIDGSTIAEGDVVLGLASSGIHSNGFSLVRKIIERANPDLSADFHGRSLADTLMAPTRIYVKPLLALMQKLPVKGMAHITGGGLVENIPRVLREGLTAELDQNAWPLPPLFKWLQEHGGVADAEMHRVFNCGIGMAVIVSAADADAAIADLTAAGEQVWKIGTVRASREGEAQTVVV; encoded by the coding sequence ATGAATCCTCCGAAATCCGCTCCCGACGCTCAGGGTCTGTCCTACCGCGACGCAGGCGTCGACATCGACGCTGGCGACGCGCTCATCGACAAGATCAAGCCTTTTGCGAAGAAAACCCTGCGCGACGGCGTGCTCGGCGGCATCGGCGGGTTCGGCGCGCTGTTCGAAGTGCCGAAGAAGTACAAGGAGCCCGTGCTCGTGTCGGGCACCGACGGCGTGGGCACCAAGCTCAAGCTGGCGTTTCATCTGAACAAACACGACACCGTCGGCCAGGATCTCGTCGCGATGAGCGTGAACGACATCCTCGTGCAGGGCGCCGAGCCGCTGTTCTTCCTCGACTACTTCGCGTGCGGCAAGCTCGACGTCGACACGGCCGCCACGGTCGTCAAGGGCATCGCGCACGGCTGCGAACTGTCGGGCTGCGCGCTGATCGGCGGCGAGACGGCCGAAATGCCGGGCATGTACCCGGACGGCGAATACGACCTGGCCGGTTTCGCGGTCGGCGCGGTCGAGAAGAGCAAGATCATCGACGGCAGCACGATCGCCGAAGGCGACGTGGTGCTCGGCCTCGCATCGAGCGGCATCCACTCGAACGGCTTCTCGCTCGTGCGCAAGATCATCGAGCGCGCGAACCCCGACCTGTCGGCCGATTTCCACGGCCGCTCGCTGGCCGACACGCTGATGGCGCCGACGCGCATCTACGTGAAGCCGCTGCTCGCGCTGATGCAGAAGCTGCCGGTGAAGGGCATGGCCCACATCACCGGTGGCGGCCTCGTCGAGAACATTCCGCGCGTGCTGCGCGAAGGCCTCACCGCCGAGCTCGACCAGAACGCATGGCCGCTGCCGCCGCTGTTCAAGTGGCTGCAGGAGCACGGCGGCGTCGCCGACGCGGAAATGCATCGCGTGTTCAACTGCGGGATCGGCATGGCGGTGATCGTGTCGGCGGCGGATGCCGACGCGGCGATCGCCGACCTGACGGCCGCCGGCGAACAGGTGTGGAAGATCGGCACCGTGCGTGCGAGCCGCGAAGGCGAGGCGCAGACGGTCGTGGTCTGA
- a CDS encoding YybH family protein, producing the protein MTEDERAIRELVETWFVSSRRGDLATVLDLIADDAIFMVAGKPPFDKAAFAAASRDANAAAGNGPKVDGRYRIDELRVMGDWAYLRNFIEIDVTPPGGDTVRRSGHTLTIFRKSDGRWQLTRDANLVTPAQ; encoded by the coding sequence ATGACCGAAGACGAACGCGCGATTCGCGAGCTGGTGGAAACCTGGTTCGTGTCGAGCCGGCGCGGCGATCTGGCGACCGTGCTCGACCTGATCGCCGACGACGCGATTTTCATGGTGGCCGGCAAGCCGCCGTTCGACAAGGCGGCATTCGCGGCCGCGTCGCGCGACGCGAACGCGGCGGCCGGCAACGGGCCGAAGGTCGATGGCCGCTACCGGATCGACGAACTGCGCGTGATGGGCGACTGGGCGTACCTGCGCAATTTCATCGAGATCGACGTGACGCCGCCGGGCGGCGACACCGTGCGCCGCTCGGGCCATACGCTGACGATCTTCCGCAAGTCGGATGGCCGCTGGCAGCTCACGCGCGACGCGAATCTCGTGACGCCTGCGCAGTGA
- the tet gene encoding Tet(A)/Tet(B)/Tet(C) family tetracycline efflux MFS transporter, which produces MNPSLIAILATVLLDAIGVGIVMPILPGLLRALAGAGSTDTHYGILLALYAFAQFLCAPLLGTLSDRFGRRPVLLASLAGAALDYLLMALAPTLAWLYVGRLIAGITGANVAVATAYVTDVTAEPDRARRFGQLGAMMGVGFIAGPLIGGLFGALHLRAPFVAAALLNALNLALVWRALPESRPRAARESRGLATLNPFAGMRRLSGAPALGPLIGIYVIVALVSQAPATLWILYGQEHFGWSTPVAGLSLAGYGACHALAQAFAIGPLIARLGERRALALGLAGDALGLVVIAFATAAWVPFALLPLFAAGGMTLPALQAMLARQVDDARQGELQGTLASVASLIGVAGPLVVTTTYAATRGTWPGLVWAAAALLYLLVPPLLAGARPTSAPRPST; this is translated from the coding sequence TTGAATCCATCCCTGATTGCCATCCTCGCCACGGTATTGCTCGACGCGATCGGCGTCGGGATCGTGATGCCGATCCTCCCCGGGCTGCTCCGCGCACTCGCGGGGGCCGGCAGCACCGACACCCACTACGGGATCCTCCTCGCGCTCTACGCGTTCGCCCAGTTCCTGTGCGCGCCGCTGCTCGGCACGCTGAGCGACCGCTTCGGCCGGCGGCCCGTGCTGCTCGCGTCGCTTGCGGGCGCCGCGCTCGACTACTTGCTGATGGCGCTCGCACCGACGCTGGCGTGGCTTTACGTCGGGCGGCTGATCGCCGGCATCACCGGCGCGAACGTCGCGGTCGCAACCGCATACGTGACCGACGTCACGGCCGAACCCGACCGCGCACGGCGCTTCGGCCAGCTCGGCGCGATGATGGGCGTCGGCTTCATAGCGGGCCCGCTGATCGGCGGGTTGTTCGGCGCGCTGCACCTGCGCGCGCCGTTCGTCGCGGCAGCGCTCCTCAATGCGCTGAACCTCGCGCTCGTGTGGCGCGCGCTGCCAGAATCGCGTCCGCGCGCAGCCCGGGAAAGTCGCGGGCTCGCCACGCTCAACCCGTTCGCCGGCATGCGCCGGCTGAGCGGCGCGCCCGCGCTCGGCCCGCTGATCGGCATCTACGTGATCGTCGCGCTGGTGTCGCAGGCGCCCGCGACGCTGTGGATTCTGTACGGCCAGGAGCATTTCGGCTGGTCCACGCCGGTCGCCGGGCTGTCGCTCGCCGGCTACGGCGCGTGCCACGCGCTCGCGCAGGCCTTCGCGATCGGGCCGCTGATCGCACGGCTCGGCGAGCGCCGCGCACTCGCGCTGGGTCTCGCGGGCGACGCGCTCGGGCTGGTGGTGATCGCGTTCGCGACGGCCGCATGGGTGCCGTTCGCGCTGCTGCCGCTGTTCGCCGCGGGCGGCATGACGCTGCCGGCGTTGCAGGCGATGCTCGCGCGTCAGGTCGACGATGCCCGACAGGGCGAACTGCAGGGCACGCTCGCGAGCGTGGCGAGCCTGATCGGCGTCGCCGGGCCGCTTGTTGTCACGACAACCTACGCGGCCACCCGCGGCACGTGGCCGGGGCTCGTATGGGCCGCGGCGGCGCTGCTCTATCTGCTGGTGCCGCCGTTGCTGGCGGGCGCGCGCCCGACGAGCGCCCCGCGGCCGTCCACGTGA
- the tetR gene encoding tetracycline resistance transcriptional repressor TetR: MKDTSTRLTRDTVMRAALDLLNEVGIDGLSTRRLAERLGVQSPTLYWHFRNKAELLDAMAEAIMLERHGASLPRPGDTWDAWLLENARGFRRALLAYRDGARLHAGTRPRTLHFDSIERKVALLADAGFAPDEAVDVMYALGRFVVGWVLEEQAEAERETDTTLPDTAEHPLLAQGWTALRERGGDEAFERGVALIVDGARARLAARQRGG, from the coding sequence ATGAAGGACACGAGTACGCGGCTGACGCGCGACACGGTGATGCGCGCGGCGCTCGATCTGCTGAACGAGGTCGGTATCGACGGGCTGTCGACGCGCCGGCTCGCGGAGCGGCTCGGCGTGCAGTCGCCGACGCTGTACTGGCACTTCCGGAACAAGGCCGAACTGCTCGACGCGATGGCCGAGGCGATCATGCTCGAGCGCCACGGCGCGTCGCTGCCGCGGCCGGGCGACACATGGGATGCGTGGCTTCTCGAGAATGCGCGCGGTTTCCGTCGCGCGCTGCTCGCCTATCGCGACGGCGCGCGCCTGCATGCCGGTACGCGGCCGCGCACGCTGCATTTCGATTCGATTGAACGAAAGGTGGCGTTGCTGGCCGACGCGGGCTTTGCGCCGGACGAAGCGGTCGACGTGATGTATGCGCTCGGCCGCTTCGTGGTCGGTTGGGTGCTGGAAGAGCAGGCGGAAGCGGAGCGCGAAACCGACACGACGCTGCCTGACACGGCCGAGCATCCGCTCCTCGCGCAGGGCTGGACTGCGCTGCGCGAGCGTGGCGGCGACGAAGCGTTCGAGCGTGGCGTTGCGTTGATCGTTGATGGTGCGCGTGCGCGTCTGGCGGCGCGCCAGCGCGGCGGTTGA
- the miaA gene encoding tRNA (adenosine(37)-N6)-dimethylallyltransferase MiaA, producing MSASPQSRPTTITCLLGPTASGKTAAALALAARRPIEIVSVDSALVYRDMDIGTAKPTRDERARVPHHLIDIIDPADAYSAAEFRADALRLIGEIAARGRTPLLAGGTMLYYKALTQGLNDLPTADPAVRAELDADAARDGWPALHARLAQVDPATAARLAPNDSQRIQRALEVFLLSGQPMSVLLAAPRRADDEAAAYRFVPVALEPSDRAVLHARIAQRFDAMLDAGFIDEVERLRRREDLHLGLPSMRCVGYRQAWEFLDGDTDYRTMRDKGIFATRQLCKRQITWLRAMPERIVVDCVAPDATALALDTLERVLDDRLPT from the coding sequence ATGAGCGCTTCACCGCAGTCCCGTCCGACGACGATCACCTGCCTGCTCGGCCCCACCGCGTCGGGCAAGACGGCCGCCGCGCTGGCGCTGGCCGCGCGCCGGCCGATCGAGATCGTCAGCGTCGATTCGGCGCTCGTCTACCGCGACATGGATATCGGCACCGCGAAGCCGACGCGCGACGAACGCGCGCGCGTGCCGCACCATCTGATCGACATCATCGACCCGGCCGATGCGTATTCGGCGGCCGAATTCCGCGCGGACGCGCTGCGCCTGATCGGCGAGATCGCCGCGCGCGGCCGCACGCCGCTGCTCGCGGGCGGCACGATGCTGTACTACAAGGCGCTGACGCAGGGCCTCAACGACCTGCCGACCGCCGATCCGGCCGTGCGCGCCGAGCTCGACGCCGACGCCGCGCGCGACGGCTGGCCCGCGCTGCATGCGCGGCTCGCGCAGGTCGACCCGGCGACGGCCGCGCGGCTCGCGCCGAACGATTCGCAGCGGATCCAGCGCGCGCTCGAAGTGTTCCTGCTGAGCGGGCAGCCGATGTCGGTGCTGCTCGCCGCGCCGCGGCGCGCGGACGATGAGGCCGCCGCGTACCGTTTCGTGCCGGTCGCGCTCGAACCGTCGGACCGCGCGGTGCTGCACGCGCGCATCGCGCAACGCTTCGACGCGATGCTCGACGCGGGTTTCATCGACGAGGTCGAACGGCTGCGCCGCCGCGAGGATCTGCATCTCGGCCTGCCGTCGATGCGCTGCGTCGGCTACCGGCAGGCATGGGAATTCCTCGACGGCGACACCGACTACCGGACCATGCGCGACAAGGGCATCTTCGCGACGCGCCAGCTGTGCAAACGGCAGATCACCTGGCTGCGCGCGATGCCCGAGCGGATCGTCGTCGACTGTGTCGCGCCGGATGCGACGGCGCTCGCACTCGACACGCTCGAACGCGTGCTGGACGACAGACTGCCGACCTGA
- the mutL gene encoding DNA mismatch repair endonuclease MutL, whose translation MSEITETAAGAAPAPAARPLRAIQPLPDQLISQIAAGEVVERPASVVKELLENAMDAGATTLRIVLEEGGVKRISITDDGCGIPPDELPLALMRHATSKIRSLEELEAVATLGFRGEALASIASVAEMSITSRTAEVAHATKIDATTGALSPAAGAVGTTIEVRELYFNTPARRKFLKSEQTEFGHCLEMIRRAALARPDVAISVLHNGKAVEHWNATEPAQRVAKILGDGFATAHLPLDEQAGPLAVYGCAGLPTASRGRADQQYFFVNGRFVRDKLLTHAVRAAYEDVLHGDRYPSYVLFLDLPPEAVDVNVHPSKIEVRFRDSRSIHQYVFHAVQRALARHAGASPETTAGGHAAQLSPAPGGPASFLNTPLGLGAASGTGGSGFSSPSSSSSSAGNTWMRQARMTQGTLPVAQPLALYDALFGRKDTGAGTPDGTTVIAHDSASAPTMPPGFVASPLAATAHDEQPLGFALGQIHGIYVLAQNAHGLVIVDMHAAHERILYEQFKNALADRTIAVQSLLLPISMTATPVEIGTVEEERDTLESLGFDLAVLSPTTLAIRAVPALLKDADLQSLARAVLADLHAFGGSRVLTERQHELLGTLACHHAVRANRRLTLDEMNALLRQMEATERADQCNHGRPTWYQLTLNDLDRLFMRGQ comes from the coding sequence ATGTCCGAAATCACCGAAACGGCCGCGGGCGCCGCGCCCGCCCCCGCCGCGCGCCCGCTGCGCGCGATCCAGCCCCTGCCCGACCAGCTGATCAGCCAGATCGCCGCCGGCGAGGTCGTCGAACGCCCGGCGTCGGTCGTCAAGGAGCTGCTCGAGAACGCAATGGACGCCGGCGCGACGACGCTGCGCATCGTGCTCGAGGAAGGCGGCGTCAAGCGCATCTCGATTACCGACGACGGCTGCGGGATTCCGCCCGACGAACTGCCGCTCGCGCTGATGCGCCACGCGACCAGCAAGATCCGCTCGCTCGAGGAGCTCGAGGCGGTCGCGACGCTGGGTTTTCGCGGCGAAGCGCTCGCGTCGATCGCGTCGGTCGCCGAGATGTCGATCACGAGCCGCACGGCGGAGGTCGCCCATGCGACGAAGATCGACGCGACCACGGGCGCGCTGTCGCCGGCCGCCGGTGCGGTCGGCACGACGATCGAGGTGCGCGAGCTGTACTTCAACACGCCCGCGCGCCGCAAGTTCCTGAAAAGCGAGCAGACCGAGTTCGGCCACTGCCTCGAAATGATCCGCCGCGCGGCGCTCGCGCGGCCGGACGTCGCGATCTCGGTGCTGCACAACGGCAAGGCCGTCGAGCACTGGAACGCGACCGAACCCGCGCAGCGCGTCGCGAAGATCCTCGGCGACGGCTTCGCCACCGCGCACCTGCCGCTCGACGAGCAGGCGGGGCCGCTGGCCGTCTACGGCTGCGCGGGCCTGCCGACCGCGAGCCGCGGCCGCGCCGACCAGCAATACTTCTTCGTCAACGGCCGCTTCGTGCGCGACAAGTTGCTCACGCACGCGGTGCGCGCGGCGTACGAGGACGTCCTCCACGGCGACCGCTACCCGTCGTACGTGCTGTTCCTCGACCTGCCGCCCGAAGCCGTCGACGTGAACGTGCACCCGTCGAAGATCGAAGTGCGGTTCCGCGATTCGCGCTCGATCCACCAGTACGTGTTCCACGCGGTCCAGCGCGCCCTCGCCCGCCATGCGGGCGCGTCGCCGGAAACCACCGCGGGCGGCCACGCCGCGCAACTGTCGCCGGCGCCGGGCGGCCCCGCGTCGTTCCTGAATACGCCGCTCGGCCTGGGCGCCGCCAGCGGCACGGGCGGCAGCGGCTTCTCGTCGCCGTCGTCATCCTCATCGTCGGCCGGCAACACGTGGATGCGCCAGGCGCGCATGACGCAGGGCACGCTGCCGGTCGCGCAGCCGCTCGCGCTCTACGACGCGCTGTTCGGCCGCAAGGACACGGGCGCCGGCACGCCGGACGGCACGACCGTCATCGCGCACGATTCGGCGAGCGCGCCGACCATGCCGCCGGGCTTCGTCGCGTCGCCGCTCGCGGCCACCGCGCACGACGAGCAGCCGCTCGGCTTCGCGCTCGGCCAGATCCACGGCATCTACGTGCTCGCGCAAAACGCGCACGGCCTCGTGATCGTCGACATGCATGCGGCGCACGAGCGGATCCTGTACGAACAGTTCAAGAACGCGCTCGCCGACCGCACGATCGCCGTGCAGTCGCTGCTGCTGCCGATCTCGATGACGGCGACGCCGGTCGAGATCGGCACGGTCGAGGAAGAGCGCGACACGCTCGAATCGCTCGGCTTCGACCTCGCGGTGCTGTCGCCGACGACGCTCGCGATCCGCGCGGTGCCCGCGCTGCTGAAGGATGCGGACCTGCAGTCGCTCGCGCGCGCGGTGCTCGCCGACCTGCACGCATTCGGCGGCTCGCGCGTGCTCACCGAGCGCCAGCACGAACTGCTCGGCACGCTCGCCTGCCACCACGCGGTGCGCGCGAACCGGCGCCTGACGCTCGACGAGATGAACGCGCTGCTGCGCCAGATGGAAGCGACCGAACGCGCGGACCAGTGCAATCACGGCCGGCCGACCTGGTATCAGCTCACGCTGAACGATCTCGACCGCCTCTTCATGCGCGGCCAATGA
- a CDS encoding DedA family protein, protein MDTLLHFVNLVLHIDAFLGDFIRQYGAWVYLVLFLIVFCETGLVVLPFLPGDSLLFIGGAFGATGDMNVVVLIVLLLVAAIAGNTLNYVIGRWVGPKVFNTHIPVLERFLDRAALEKTHSFYDKHGGKTIVLARFIPVVRTFAPFVAGASSMSFARFQLFNVIGALVWVLLLVLLGYFFGNIPFIRQYLNVIVLVGIGAAIVPIAFGALWKLVRGRHSGDARKTGGR, encoded by the coding sequence TTGGATACGCTGCTTCATTTCGTCAACCTGGTCCTGCATATCGACGCGTTCCTCGGCGACTTCATCCGGCAGTACGGCGCATGGGTGTATCTGGTGTTGTTCCTGATCGTGTTTTGCGAGACGGGGCTCGTCGTGCTGCCGTTCCTGCCCGGCGATTCGCTGCTGTTCATCGGCGGTGCGTTCGGGGCGACGGGCGACATGAACGTCGTCGTGCTGATCGTGCTGCTGCTGGTCGCGGCGATTGCCGGCAATACCTTGAACTACGTGATCGGCCGCTGGGTCGGGCCGAAGGTGTTCAATACCCATATCCCGGTGCTCGAACGCTTCCTCGACCGCGCGGCGCTGGAGAAGACCCACTCGTTCTACGACAAGCACGGCGGCAAGACGATCGTGCTCGCGCGCTTCATTCCGGTCGTGCGCACGTTCGCGCCGTTCGTCGCCGGGGCGTCGTCGATGAGCTTCGCACGCTTCCAGCTGTTCAACGTGATCGGCGCGCTGGTCTGGGTGCTGCTGCTGGTGCTGCTCGGTTACTTCTTCGGCAATATCCCGTTCATCCGCCAGTATCTGAACGTGATCGTCCTGGTGGGGATTGGCGCGGCAATCGTGCCGATCGCGTTCGGCGCGCTGTGGAAGCTGGTGCGCGGGCGGCACTCCGGCGATGCGCGCAAGACGGGCGGGCGCTGA